The DNA segment aaaaccgcttattatagTTCAACAGAGACGCGCAATAgcatatgttgaaaaaaggtccaaaagaacgccaaaaagtgaaaatatagcgtgttgaaaaatgatcaaaaaacgcatagtatagtgtgtcaaaaatctcaaattttgacccgtctcaaaaatggctgaaaaccgcttattatagttcaaaaaGACGcgcaatagcatagcatgttgaaaaaaggtctgaaaaaaggcccaaaagtgaaaatatagcatgttgaaaaaatgaccagtcaGGAtgctattgctcctctgtacacgttaaccaggatcttgctctggaatttagccatTCTAAGTTCCctaagtagagccttttctttgctttaaccTGGTTGGTAATGTGTGAataccaagataggttctcagtgacgGTAATTTCAAGGAACCTATAACTCTTCACCTGCGCCAATTTGGCTCCTGATGAAGACAGGGGTGTCTTTGCCTCCCTCTTTCTAAAATCAATCATAAGCTACTTGGTTTTGCTGACGTTGAGCAGAAGGTTGTTCTCCGTGCACCACTTTGCAAGACTGCAAGACTTTTCTCTCAGTATGAACTCTCAACGTTGCTTGTAATACAGCCGATAATGGTGTTGTCGTCCACATTCTTCAGTTCAGAGAtttcctgatgtctgggagtacagtgtgaacaggagggtctgagcacacagccctggggggctctgGTGTTGAGCGCTAATGTAGAGAAGGCGTGACTGCCAATCTGAACTCTCTGGGGTCTacaagtccagtatccagttgcagagtgttgtactgaggcccagagtgttaagtttttCAATCAGCTTCCTGGGAGAGACTGTGTTGAATGCTGGACTGAAGTCAACATCAGCATCCTAATGTAACTGTTTTTATTCTCCAGGTGCGTAAAGACTGAGTGgagagcagtagatatggcatcctctgtggatctgttgttCTGAAAGCctactggtgagggtccaggctggtagggatgttgtctttgatgtgctggagaaccagtttcttGAAGCACTTCGTTAGGATGAGGGTAAGagccacagagacacagcagactcTTTCAGTACAGAAACATtgatggctgtcttgaggcaggagggtctcttgtgagagtgagatgttaaaaatgccagttataacattaacaagctgATCAGAACACGTTTTTTCGTAAACGTCCTGGAATGTTGTCAGGGCCGGCGGACTTGCTTGTATTTACTTTCAGCAGTTTTTCAACATCAGCTGTGGTCGCATTTTGAATCACCTGACACAAATCTTTAGTGCTGTTATTGTTGAAGCctctctccagtctctgctgatGTCTCCTCTTAGCCTCCTTGATGCCAGCTCTAAGTCGTGCTCGGGTAATGACGTATGCCTCTTTGTCACCTGACTGAAacagctttttctgttttctagtTGGGGAATGACATAGCTGTCTTTGTGATCACCAAGTCATCAACACATTTGCTGCtatatgatgtcacagaagatgCATATTCTTCAAGACTGATCTTGTTATCTTGAGTTGCAGCgtttttaaacatttgccaatCTGTGCGCTCAAGACAGTCCTGTAGAGCTGCTGTGGTTTTATCTTTCCTCACTTTAACAGTTAAGTACACTGGAGTACAGAGCAGTACACCTTTTGATGAGTGAATTGAATTTTATCTGTTAAAACAATGGATTACTTCTTTAAACTGTGCACTAAACTATATTTGTCCATGAGTTACTGCATAACTTTTTGTGGGCCaattatcaaaagaaaaacataattgtttAATTTCTGTTATGTTTATTCAGCTAATGCAAGTTTTTACAGTATTATGTACGGAAAAATGATCATTCCATTGCTGTCACAACTCAGAGGGAATTGagtaaaattaaatcaaatgcTAAAATGTACATCAATTACTCAATGcatcttgttaaaaataatacactTAATACgatgttataaaaaaataaaagcacttgaCAACCCTGTAAACGCAACACACCTTCTCTTTTCAGCcatagctttctttttttctttttaaaacagccAAGATTATTTTGGTAGATGACACTTTAACAATCAGAAAAGGGCACCACCTTTCCTCTCACTTCACAGCTGGCAGAAACTGAAAGTATGACATTCCCTCAACTTTAGCTGCAATCGAATGCAAACAACTCGTATCAAGTCTGTCTCacctaaaataaatatcagGCTGTCTGTGTCATTTGCatcacacaaccacacacacacacacacacacacacacacacacacctacacacagaaacatacacacacaaccacacacacacacacacacacacacacacacacctacacacagacacatacacacacaaccacacacacacacacacacacacacacagtaaaataaataaagagccAAATTCAGATGTATGTCATGGTCATGTCCATATAACTGGTTCAAGCTGGCGCACTCTGTCTGCAGTTCATCGTCTGAGTCTAGACCtgtgcagctctgtgtcatGCTACAGTGCTTCAATCGCTCCAGCTGTCAGAGGACTCTCAGTGCAGTCTTTATGTgagtattttgttgtttagcatcctccctctgtgtgtgtgtgtgtgtgtgtgtgtatgcgtgtgtgagtgagtgagacatGGCAACCTCACAGCGATGATGGGCAGTCAGCTGCTGCTTAAACCGGACTCTCCTCGATCCTCTCTCCGTCCTTTCTCCTTTGTGAAAGAATAAAAGGAGGCAACTGTTAGTGAGGAAAATGTTATAAAGACTTGTACAAAGAGACATTGATCACTTGACACTATGCAGTACCTGCTGGATGTGTGTGTCCGGTCTAGCTGTAGCACAGATTTCACAGCCTGGACGGGACGGCTTGTTGATGAAAGTGCATGAGGGACAAGCCCACTCTGTCTGCTGAGAGGAAGTGAGATGAAACAGATTTAAGAGGGAATAATTTGGCAAATGATCCATCTTATTGCTGAAGGTGCTACTCAAGAAATTATTATGGGTACAACTTCCAGTAAGGTAGCGGTAATAGCTGTAAGACTGTTAATTGCAAGACTGTCCATGGTTAGTCCCAGTGACTAATCTTGGTGGCTAATCGCTAATGGtggcagttttcttttttgcctaCAATTTAGCAAGCCCTGCTTTGTTTTGTAACAGgtatttatttgactttaaatGAGCATTTTCTAAAATGTCCTTGCATAGCTTTGGTACCTGATGCACTGTCTTTATCTGTAACATTACTAACAACCAGACTAAGCTAAATTTGTGGCTCAACAACAGTGTGTTGAAAATGCAACCACAACAAAAAGGAATTGTTCCTGTAACCAACGGTGCAGTTTCCATTGCCtgcacacagagaggaaaagattGCTATCTGTCCCATAAATAACACGAGATCATCCCATACTGAAATGAGCTGTCCCTTACTGAATTGTTAGAGGACATGATTTGTCCTGTATTATCATGCACAGAGCACAGTTGGAAAACACTGGTTCTGGTTCAGCGCTAGAGGTTGTGCCTGTAATTCAAGCAAGGTATCATGTGGTGTAGAACAGTGGCTCCTAGCTGGTCCAGCCAGGTGGAtactatttttaacatttacccAAAGTCAGTCTGGCTCATAGATGCATACAGTATCTTCATCTAtgtctatatctatatctatctaccTTTATTTGGTTCAGGGTaccataaaaatgcacacagatataaaaaaaatacaacaacatgatttttgtcaaaatatgtagGTAGGTTTTGTGTAATTTccacaaaaatcacattattatatatatttactccTGTTGTCTCTACTGCTTCAACAAAATATACTACTGACATACCTGTGTTTTACTGGCTTTGTTGGGATGATCATTCAGCTGCAGGTTCTTAATGTCGAGGACATCTTTGATTTCACCTGGTCTATCAACTCCACCTGTGCCTcctgacaaaaacaatcatacAATATATTTACAGAACTGAACTTTCTGTAGTTTGCACATATGACAAtaagtccatccatccattttctaacGCTTATCCAGGGTCGGGTcgtgggggcagcagcctaagcagggaagcccagacttccctctccccggccaattcgtccagctcttcccgcgGGATCCCAaagcgttcccaggccagctgggagacatagtctctccagcgtatcctgggtcttccctggggcctcctactggtgggacgtgccctgaacacctcaccagggaggagTCTGGGaagcatcctaattagatgccagagccacctcatctggctcttctcagcatggaggagcagcggctctactccgagctcctcctggatgaccgagcttctcacccatctctaagggagagcccagccaccctatggaggaagctcatttcggcttGTACCcacgatcttgttctttcggtcactacccaaagcttgtgaacataggtgagggtaggaacgaagatcgaccggtaaatcgagagctttgccgtTCGGTTccgctccctcttcaccacgacagatcagtgcagagtctgcattactgcagacgtTGCACTGATCCGCCTGTCGAtttcccgctccatccttccctcactcatgGACAAGACCCCAAGgcacttaaactcctccacttgggacAGGATCTCTTCcccgatctggagagggcactccaccctttttcGGCtaagaaccatggcctcagatttggaggtgctgattctcaccTCCgccgcttcacacttggctgcgaaccgatccagtgagaactgaaggtcacggcctgatgaagccaacaggaccacatcatctgcaaaaagcagcgacccaatcctgaggtcaccaaaccggacccacTCAAcgccctggctgcgcctagaaattctgtccataaaagttatgaacagaattggTGACAAAGGGCAGTCCAGGCTCACTGGAAACGAGTctgacttactgccggcaatgcggaccaagctccggcaccggttGTATAGGGAACGGACggcccgtatcagggggtctGATATACCATACTCCTGGAGAagccccccacaggactccccgagggacacggtcgaatgccttctccaagtccacaaagcacatgtgtaCTGGTTGgacaaactcccatgcaccctcaaggatcctgccaagggtccaaagctggtccacagttccatgaCCAGGACAAAACCGCGCTCCTCCTGGATCCAAGGTTGACTATCCTGCAGACCCTCCTCTCaagtacccctgaatagaccttaccagggaggctgagttgtgtgatccccctatagttagaacacaccctctggtcccccttcttaaaaagagggaccaccaccccggtctgccagtacagaggcactgcccctgatgtccacgcaatgctgcagagtcgtgtcaaccatgacagccccacaacatccagggccttaaggAACTCTGGGCGGATCTCATCCACCCCTGGGGCCCTGCCATCAatgggttcgggtgttgccgccacGACAGGCCAGGTCTGACCGgagtcctcccccaccatcggagccaactcatcaccaggtggtgatcggttgacagctccgcccctctcttcagtTTCCAAGACATGCGGCACAACTACAAAGTCAATCACTGAACTGCAGCCAAAACACCACTGATCACACcactccaggtctcactgttgCCGCGAATGTGAGTGTTGCAGTCCCCCAGcagtttggaccataggcacaaacaagaTATacaccgagccggggggcaataagtattgccacccctgcctggcaactctcaccagtggcaactccagagtggaagagagtccaacccctctTTCGAAGACTGGTCTGGAGCCCATACTAAGTGTCGAGGTGAGGCTGACTATATctgtcggaacttctcaacctcagctccggctccttccccaccagagagatgacattccacgtccctagatcggaccgccaaggtccctgccttcggctgccgcccaactCACATCGCATCAGACCCCTTTTGGCCCCTCCTATGGGTGGGGAGCCCAtgggaaggaggtcccacgtTGCCacttcggggggggggggggggcccggGCGCTGACCCCCAGcgttcggggggggggggggggggggggggggatccgCGTCCgtttcatcatttcatcagaAGAGATCTGGTTGAGCTACGCTTTGTGTgttccctcccctaggacctgtttgccatgggtgaccctaccaggagCATAAAGCCCTCGagaactgagctcctaggatcattGGGACACGCAAACCTCTCCATCAcaataaggtggtagctcagggaagGGTACCACATAAGTCTTTCGATAAGTCACCTgaacagtgacattttttttcggCATTGTGAGCACCAAAGGCCGAAAGCCATCTTCTTTCATTacatttgagagaaggcagacatttctatggccgatatctccaacatgcggcaactcacatcaaaacaatctagattgataaacagcactacaggtaagaggaaaaataagtaaaaatttgtgactttggggtgaactgtcgcTTTAGCTCAATTTCTAGAGGCtgtttatggttgtttttaCTAACAGTGAGGAggtttttagtgtttattgttgcatttatttttacatttagtgTCTGCGATCACAGAGAAACACTTTCATTCAGCTTGGCATGTAAGTGTATAGCAAAATGACTATACagctgaattgaactgaactaaaTAGAGCTGAGAAGCAACACTTAAACCTTATAAGAATGAGAAACATTTCACTACTGTCATACTTCCTGCTTGAACTATGACAGAAAATTTGCGTTTGTTGATCTCACCCTGGTTATTGTGGGGTAACCTCGAGGGCAGGGTGCTGTAACCCCTCCAGTCTTGGGAGGTGGGGCCGTTGCCCAGTGGGAGAGGTGGTGCAAGGAGTGCGCTCTCCAGGTCCTGCTGGAACAGCTGGCGGGTGATGCGGGCTTGTCGGGCAGAGATCAGGTAGAGGTACGCCGTATCACCGTCTTTCTGCACCCCGTAGGAGGCCAGCGACCTTGGCTCTGTGCACAAGCACTGACCAATCACCCAGCGCTGCACACGAGGATGGAAACCGTACTCAAGAAACACCTGAAGAGCCGTGGGAGTTAGTGAATGAAAACCTTCTAAAGCTATTAAATCATTAGTTAGTGACAATTTTCTAACCTGTTGCTTGAGTGCAGCCACAGTCATGTAAGGAAAGACTTTCACTGTGACACAACAGGATGATGAAACGTCCTCCACTACCACAGATAAACTGCAACACAGATATTCGGCACTGtaagctgcaaaaacacacaacctgGAAGCGATAAATCTTCAGCTCAACACTTTGCATTTCTCACCCGATCTCTCCCTCTGCGTAGTTCTTTTCAGACAGCTGAATCGTCAGCACTGCTTTTTGCCGAGCCAGAGCGGACGCGTGCTGTGAAGCGGCTTGAGTGTCGCCTGCTTCAATCGCCCTGGCGAGTTCCAAGCATAGCTCTTctgcaaagcaaaaaaaaaaagccatcaaaagtgacatttttagaGCATGTTCTgagcagagaaataaaatcacGAGACGGTAAACACAGATACCCACCGGTGAGCGGCAGTGACGCTGAGCTCCACTGCTCCATGGCTGCTGCTGTGTCGTTGTGTCTGCCGTCTGATTCACATGTGTTAATATTTGCAACTGTCAGACGAGAAACAAGACACGTTGTTACAATAGTGCTTAACACAAGCTTAGTGAGCAAGCACTTACATCAACTGATAACAGTACTTATTTTAAATACTATACTTGGCTGATAAAGACCatacataaattattattattatatattattattattattaccttttgAAACCAGagtaaatagatttttttttcaaaaaatgggggaaaaaaggcaatgggaCACTTAaggagaaatgacacaaaaaattgcaaaaataaaattgaaaaaagtacaagaaaattacctgaaaatcaaaaacaaaaaacaatgaaaagagttaaataataacaacaactatacaagaaaatgacctgaaaaagtacttcaaaataataataattatgtaaaataactttaaatacaaatttcctgcaatttgccAATCTTGCAAAGTTTGTGGTTGTCTATTaagttgaaatacttgtgaagccGTCAgaacaaagcacaaaaaagtgatatcaatccaggtttcaaagggttagacaAATAATTCCTTAATATAGGCTTAAGTCCCTGTTTACAGTTGCAACTGGATCAACCTTGAGAGACTATTGACAAAACTGTGCCTGGCCAAATGAGACTTTACTTCCTTCTGTTAATTCTGGTTTGCTTTTCCTTCACCTCTTGGATTTGCCTTCATAGCTTATGCCTGCAAATCGACCTAAAGCACCCACAGTGCATTTCATTCAACCTTGAAAAATGGTCTTAACTGTGTTTCTATGGAGCCTAAAGAACTTATGGTGCATTGCATCTGGTGTCTTCATTTTATATCTGACAATTACAATCTGTCcatcccacttttttttttttttttttttcgctccCAGGCAaagtttttttaacttttcgcAAATTTCTTGATTTATCCCTTTTCACCTAGGGCCACAGATGGTATGCCCTGTcgcttatatttttttattgtattttataatatttagaAAGAGAACAACTCAACAAACAATTGGCTTAATAGTTTAAACATGTATCTATGTAGATAAAGGGAATAATtatgttttccttattttatgtgtccttattttaattttacaatgtCTGATGTGTAAATTGAACATAGAAAGAATGTACCTCTATGTGCCTCTCTGAGCGAGGACATCACTACAGTGGCCCACTCCTCGGCTTCGCGGTCGCAACGGAAGTTGAAGCGGATGCAGTCGTGGGGCGGTGCAGCGAGACGCATCTCATGGCAACGAGGGGATTTGACCTCGTACTGCACCGAGCGCAGGTCAAACTCTGCAATGAACTGaggagaagaaacaaaaacaagtaaatcTCATAtggctaataataataatacagggacagtttgagaaaaaacaacaaaaacaactaaataatgtatacaaacataaaagacagaaaagttgGATAAAAGTCAATtagtcaaaaaatgtatttgccatTTGGCATTGTGCGACTAACAACTACCaagtattttcattattgattaatccgAAATTTTCAAGTTTACTGTTTTGTCACAgtccaaaatcaaaattatattcAACTTCCTGGCAAATcttaacatttgaaaagctgtAACTActgattgttatttttaaagctaaagCTATGAATCTGTTATCAAAAACTGTAGCTGCAGATTAGTTTCTGTTTACGATATAATCGATTAATTAACTCTTCATTTTAGCTTAACAACAATGAGGCAGCCTCTGGTATTTGCAAATGCACATTGCTGAcatttcttaattatttatatCCACCATTAAATTTGTCatgaacatggaaaaaaataaagtacaaaatgtgGGCTCAAACAGCAATATATTTTGTAAGAGTATTAGTATGAGAGAAAGGAAATAATCCCCTGAAATACTGTAGAAAGCAAATGAGATTATACATAATCTGCTCACTGTAGCATCATTAGGGCATTGAAATCTGTTGTGGGTAGACAAAAGCAGCAAAGAGGGATTTTCCACCTGCCAGAGAGTGTATTTATACTCTGATATGACTGTGTACGAACAGTCTGCCAGCTCAGTCAGACAACTAAAAGAAGCTGGgatcaaagtaaaagtatgcaaaTCAAGAGGCAACTCAGTCGTCAGGGGGAAATCTGTCTGACTTGAGATTTCACCGAGATGAAAAGCCGAAACTGAGCCTGTCAGGTTTTTCAAGATAACAGTTCACAGTGAACTCCACAAAACAAAGGACATAAAGTTTGGATGAGCAGTGAGACCGGCAGAGTTCAAAGTAAGGTCAACTTCACATATGATCAAGCATGTGTATCTGCAGTTAAGGACTAATGTGTCCACTGACAGTAATCACCTCTGATactgaaggagaggaagaacTTGACTTTGTATCAAATTGTGTCTCAGCAGTGGCACTGAGGTTACCTTAATGTAAGAGAAACTTAAGTTGGTAAATGGACTTCCATAACGCCTTTCTAGTCCTCTGACCtcaatactgtcaaaaatacagacgcTCTGGTTTCTATTGCACTGATACAGAGATGCTGTGTTCAACTGATactgtagtgcacagcacgcaccaccagcgGTCGGACTACACTGGGGGAATGGGCAGCTGAGCTGATAAAGCGAATGCAAGTGGTGGGGATAACGTTACAGGaccagtgaaaaagaaaaatgtgtctgcACAAGTTTGGGAGTACTGGCACAAATAACTTGAGAGGACTGTactttttgggggttttttatATGTTGGCATgcaaaaaacatacagtagGTGTGTACTTATACTAACACCTcccccatttttttcccatacatAAACCTACCCACCCCAGCTTACTTTTATAACAACtacaaaagcattttaaaagtcacatgATTTTATTCTAAACGTCATCTCTGTTCAGTCTATTAATCCATCGCTGCAGTAATTCATAGCATAGGAGCAAGAAGGGCGTCTATCCCTATCTATTCATTTTTCTATGGGTCATAAGTTTTTCACCCAGAAAGACTTTTGTAAGAAGTCTCGTTGCATATAAGAAACACAGCATTATATTCTAGATAGGATCATACATTCCTCAGGGACCTCAATCACCAAAAGCtcggctttttgtttttgtctatggCAGAAACATTGTCATATACCATACACCCCAGTAAAAAGTCACTAAGGTAtgaaggcaagaaaaaaatagataccacAGAAGCCTAAACTAAAAGTAAGGGTACTTCGGCCTCTGCTGCTTCAATTGActcctttatttattatttttatttattttatttgtttttaagatttagGGAGGTTAAGTGTCATTTAGTTCTGAGGCATCAAGCGTTGAAAACATCAATGGCAAACATCAgtcctttcctttttcttttaaatgtgtgtgtccctttgtaggACACACACATTGTGTATTTGTGGCATAAGATGTGTGGATTGTCGCAGGccaccataaataaatgaatgtgtgtgaaagccTGCATCACtacatcaaaataaactaaataatcaggttgaaagactgaactttgtataaaaaaaatagtggaaacTCTCTGAGGTTCATCTCGACCATTAAAGGTGCAAAGTGGTTTAATCCACCTCTGCACTGTAGGATTTGTCATACAATGCAGCTAAACCTGAGAGTAACTGCTTATGGACTGCCAACCTACACTGCCCTGTCTTTCCCcaagaaagggaaaaagaaaagaaagcaaagtgACTTTGTTAcgaatacaaattaaaatgaaaaggtaTGCTAGACACCGTATTTAGCCCCCTAAATGTAATGAGGAGCTGAAAAGTTATTACAAAACCTCCTATTGCGAGAGAGTTCCTAGGACCAAAATGTCCCTCTACTCAACACATGCTTGCATCATCAAGTATATAGTCTGAAGGGATGAGTAGAGACTTTGAATAAGATGAAGAGTGACAAGTGTAATATACGGTTATTAACAGCTTGTCATGCTACTTCTGCCAAAAATACTCAACAGAAatttaaaagcagcatttttgtttttgctcccatttttcacagctttaaattaaaagtcTAATACTTTTTTCATGAACGACTACTAAACAGGTGTGCCTTGTCACAATAAGTGCctactctaaaatgtgcagttttatcaCACAACATGATGCCAAAGATGTTTTGAGGGAGCCTTTCATCTGCATGTTtgctgcaggaatgtccacTGGGAATCTGCCTGTAAAATGAATGTAATTTCACAACTATAAATTGCCATTTCTAATAAGTTGGCAGTGCATCCAAACAGCCTCAGAACCACAACACCACAATTAACCACATGAGTTCAGGACATCCACATCAAGTGTCAAAACTGACGAATTTCTCAACACACCCTCAGAAACTGTCTCAGGGAAGCTCATCTGCATGCTCGTTGTCCTCACAAAGATTTTGAGCAGACAGCAGTTTGTTACTGTAACTGATTTGTGTGGTTGTGAGGCCAGTTCAATGCACAGCCAAATTCAGGGGAACAGCAATGTAGACCGCTCAcaatagaaaataaacatgaacttCATTGGCAATATGAACAAACTTTGGGACATCTGtagcattgtgttgtgtgatctaACTGCATGTTTTAGAGTGGCCGCCTGTGTGACagtgatgctgtttaatcagcatcttgatatgccataCCTGTCTTGTGGAATGGATTATCTTAGAAAAAGGGTGgtcactaacacagattttaacaaattggaactaaaatttgagagaaatatatctattgggcgcatgaaaaaaaagtctgagaaTAAAACCTGTGGAAAATgggggcaaaaacaaaaacaagtgtaGCATTTTTATCTGGACTGATAACTGGTAGAAAATTCCCACCGGTCTTAACGTTAAAACCTGGAGAGTGAGTTTGCCACTGTGCATAGCTGAAGGGTTTCCCCTGATTATGTTTAATCTAATGAAACTGAGTGTGTAGTGGTTatgaaacaactgaaaatgaaagtgaaactaaaaaaaacatcttaactGCAGTATAGATAACTAAAACAATTTCTCTATCATAGATACATATCA comes from the Plectropomus leopardus isolate mb chromosome 12, YSFRI_Pleo_2.0, whole genome shotgun sequence genome and includes:
- the sharpin gene encoding ranBP-type and C3HC4-type zinc finger-containing protein 1 isoform X2, with the translated sequence MALSSGGWAPPAPVPASSQQAACGGSALTPCCSTVLMSVRVSVCHSGIRPLCLPGAGSEALRLQLSMDPSRAGEFRLALRDTSGNRSVFIAEFDLRSVQYEVKSPRCHEMRLAAPPHDCIRFNFRCDREAEEWATVVMSSLREAHRVANINTCESDGRHNDTAAAMEQWSSASLPLTEELCLELARAIEAGDTQAASQHASALARQKAVLTIQLSEKNYAEGEIGLSVVVEDVSSSCCVTVKVFPYMTVAALKQQVFLEYGFHPRVQRWVIGQCLCTEPRSLASYGVQKDGDTAYLYLISARQARITRQLFQQDLESALLAPPLPLGNGPTSQDWRGYSTLPSRLPHNNQGGTGGVDRPGEIKDVLDIKNLQLNDHPNKASKTQTEWACPSCTFINKPSRPGCEICATARPDTHIQQEKGRREDRGESGLSSS
- the sharpin gene encoding ranBP-type and C3HC4-type zinc finger-containing protein 1 isoform X1 — protein: MALSSGGWAPPAPVPASSQQAACGGSALTPCCSTVLMSVRVSVCHSGIRPLCLPGAGSEALRLQLSMDPSRAGEFRLALRDTSGNRSVFIAEFDLRSVQYEVKSPRCHEMRLAAPPHDCIRFNFRCDREAEEWATVVMSSLREAHRVANINTCESDGRHNDTAAAMEQWSSASLPLTEELCLELARAIEAGDTQAASQHASALARQKAVLTIQLSEKNYAEGEIGLSVVVEDVSSSCCVTVKVFPYMTVAALKQQVFLEYGFHPRVQRWVIGQCLCTEPRSLASYGVQKDGDTAYLYLISARQARITRQLFQQDLESALLAPPLPLGNGPTSQDWRGYSTLPSRLPHNNQGGTGGVDRPGEIKDVLDIKNLQLNDHPNKASKTQQTEWACPSCTFINKPSRPGCEICATARPDTHIQQEKGRREDRGESGLSSS